Proteins encoded in a region of the Misgurnus anguillicaudatus chromosome 9, ASM2758022v2, whole genome shotgun sequence genome:
- the LOC129424146 gene encoding ankyrin repeat domain-containing protein SOWAHB yields the protein MATDFNQESVLRFIINNGGRVRNSELLTHYRRFLREDEEREQNRELFKKYVNSVATVRQEDGASHVVLRKKYLAHVGDIAKNRDLQKDPDPKPGVSTNQQYKQTALPIQPPQTRVEILPVAGIVTKYNNNNDSTPSLEKDLQTSTHKREPPVISVSCAEQIRDTCPAPPDIDSRSSGSGQSFVQPWESKSPREATGLEHNNIYPGKKRQLREADGCEQSFVNSTHCAYYEVRASPSPEKPKVNLNTPEAYNKHSQEPVAKAWPPQASLGLSHISTSTPCLVDVPQYIRAPLYTQAGLSKSNDSLLKPHVPQNAPPTYLQLNRPTIPTTSHDSLSTTSISSLLSDTGWAPQGSGRDKWPSDEGLRYQELPGQQDGNDVRAFLRRSQENRLLSQLHQPSRSIGPFHHSTGHLEDESRTSSRSASPETAAHSHLQSRMCRSLGENLDQTFPGEAGSTRQNRLQLLSSTLSMGNLVSSKGHSSRDLLSPAGSTRSLGHDGSFSCKHSSVPLDPREHEWFVKAASGTWTDIYALFRDDSSLLYKRDFISGFTILHWIAKHGDHRVLNTLYYGVEKAGMTFDVNAKTLCGYTPLHLAAIHGHKKLIRVLVQTYKADVRIRDSSGKRPWQYLSKDENRDILELLGAPQKVINCGTAVLDKHTMRPANSKPNVKRHTSIAALFKHKSHLRVASGPEAF from the coding sequence ATGGCCACCGATTTCAACCAAGAGTCCGTCCTGCGATTTATCATCAACAACGGCGGCAGAGTGCGAAACTCGGAGTTACTGACGCACTACAGGCGATTCCTGCGCGAGGACGAGGAGAGAGAGCAAAACCGCGAGTTGTTTAAGAAATACGTCAACTCCGTGGCGACGGTGAGACAGGAGGACGGGGCGTCTCACGTCGTGCTGAGGAAAAAATACCTCGCGCACGTTGGAGACATCGCCAAGAACCGCGACCTCCAGAAAGATCCGGACCCTAAACCAGGGGTGAGTACAAACCAGCAATATAAACAAACTGCGTTACCCATCCAACCTCCTCAGACTCGTGTTGAGATCTTGCCTGTTGCTGGTATTGTGACCAAATACAACAATAACAACGATTCAACTCCCAGTCTGGAGAAAGATCTCCAAACTTCAACCCATAAGAGAGAACCACCTGTAATCTCAGTGTCCTGCGCTGAACAGATTCGTGACACATGTCCAGCTCCACCTGACATTGACAGTCGCTCGAGTGGGAGTGGCCAGAGTTTTGTACAGCCATGGGAATCGAAATCGCCCCGGGAGGCAACCGGGCTGGAACACAACAATATTTATCCAGGCAAAAAGAGACAATTACGGGAAGCAGATGGTTGCGAGCAGTCTTTTGTCAACTCGACGCATTGTGCTTACTATGAGGTTAGAGCGTCGCCTTCACCTGAAAAACCAAAAGTGAATTTAAACACGCCGGAGGCTTACAATAAACATTCTCAGGAGCCTGTTGCCAAGGCGTGGCCTCCTCAAGCATCTCTTGGACTGTCTCATATATCCACCTCTACCCCTTGTCTAGTGGACGTCCCTCAGTACATCCGCGCCCCCCTGTACACCCAAGCAGGGCTGAGCAAAAGCAACGACAGTCTACTGAAACCACATGTACCTCAAAATGCGCCTCCAACTTATCTGCAACTTAATCGCCCAACGATTCCCACCACTAGTCACGACAGCCTTTCAACCACCTCCATTTCTTCGCTCCTGTCCGACACGGGTTGGGCACCGCAGGGCTCCGGGCGCGACAAGTGGCCTAGCGATGAAGGTTTGAGGTATCAGGAGCTGCCAGGACAACAAGATGGGAATGATGTCCGTGCTTTCCTCCGTCGCAGTCAGGAGAACAGATTGTTGTCCCAGCTGCACCAACCGAGTCGCAGCATCGGACCTTTCCATCATTCCACCGGTCACCTCGAAGACGAGTCGAGAACGTCTTCACGTAGCGCGTCTCCAGAAACGGCCGCCCATTCTCACCTGCAGAGTCGCATGTGTCGGAGTCTCGGGGAAAACCTAGATCAGACGTTCCCGGGGGAAGCCGGCTCCACACGGCAAAACCGTCTTCAGCTGCTGTCTTCCACGTTGAGCATGGGAAATTTAGTTTCCAGCAAGGGGCATAGTTCCAGAGACCTCCTTTCGCCAGCCGGGTCCACACGAAGTTTGGGGCACGACGGGTCCTTCAGCTGCAAGCATTCCTCCGTCCCCCTTGACCCTCGAGAGCACGAGTGGTTTGTTAAAGCTGCATCAGGCACTTGGACAGACATCTACGCTCTCTTCAGAGATGATTCAAGTCTTCTGTATAAGCGTGACTTTATATCCGGCTTTACCATCCTGCACTGGATCGCCAAGCACGGTGACCATCGTGTTCTGAACACACTTTATTATGGAGTGGAAAAGGCCGGCATGACTTTTGACGTCAACGCCAAGACCTTGTGCGGCTACACGCCGCTTCACCTGGCGGCGATCCACGGCCACAAAAAACTCATTCGAGTACTGGTGCAAACGTACAAAGCAGACGTTCGGATCAGGGACAGCAGCGGGAAAAGGCCGTGGCAGTACTTGAGTAAAGATGAAAACAGGGATATCTTGGAACTCCTGGGAGCACCACAGAAAGTGATCAACTGTGGTACGGCAGTGCTGGACAAACACACTATGAGACCCGCAAACAGCAAACCCAATGTAAAGAGACACACGTCTATTGCTGCACTGTTTAAGCACAAGTCCCACTTGAGGGTCGCTTCTGGTCCTGAAGCTTTTTAG